tttatattttaaatatcagctcattcggatcataaatgaatttttgggaatttttttaaaaattttgagacccgaggtgaccaactttgaggagGCACAAACTGGcacgtattacccctaggaagctgaacaaatgtaattcaactcaaaaacacctcagctctaaccatgtgaaattttgtaataatatctccaatagttcccgagataccgaattatttccaaaaaaaagtttctaaaccactgtgtgacGTCGATTCAAATTGAGACAGAATGATCAACACAATATtagaaaaacacttaaaatataattggatgACGAAATCTGACTCGAAAGAACACTATGCAAACCATATGTTGCTCGAAGTACACGATTTCTCTGATTTTCGAAATACAGCTGAATAATTTGAAGACGTTGCAGCGGTGTGAGTCTTTCAGTGATGAATCTATTGGGACACAATGAGATGACCACAAGTATCCCTCCCGCCTAGAGATAAATTGTAGTCtttaaatcataatattaaAGGTATTAAAACTTTTACCTCCGGGGTTCAAAGAGAGAAAATCACACAGAATGTTTAGTTTTCTGTGACATGCAAATGTTGCAACATTTTCCAGTCAGAGATATTTTTTATGTCTAAAGCTAATATATaacaatatatgtaaatatattgaaattgtgCTGGGTACCAGGTTGCAATAATAATGAATATAATATACCTTCCAGCCTTGACATTGTATATAAGACGATTAGGGATAAATTCAGACTAGTTAAAGACACAATGTGAATCTCTCAGAAGCGCATACATACAAAATGGGAATATATACATGTATACCATAACCAACTAACGCGTTGTATATCTGGGGTATAagtagaaatatttgtaaatgttgcaattaaacaaaatgttttttttaaataaaataaaacaatcataacaaatttattaatcttTAACAACTATCAATCGCCATCAATCCGAAAGCATTTATCTAATAAGCATAAGAGATAAGGGGAGATGCGAAGGTAGTTTTCACTACAGCTGGGCCAGCAACCAAGGGAGCGGCGTGTCTAACAACAGGGGCAGCGGCATATGTGAAGGGAACGGCAGCAGGGGCGGCTACAACGGGGGCAGCTTTGACGACAGGAGCAACAGCGGCTACCAAAGGTTCACGACGGACAACAGCGTTGAAGCCATTGATGGGGTCGGATGTGTAGTCAACAATGCGTCTGTAACCATCAGCGTCATTCAA
The nucleotide sequence above comes from Calliphora vicina chromosome 1, idCalVici1.1, whole genome shotgun sequence. Encoded proteins:
- the LOC135963282 gene encoding larval cuticle protein A2B-like; its protein translation is MAFKFITFFAACLAVASAGLIPAAAPLAAVAQVEEYDPHPQYSYGYDVKDAISGDSKSAVETRDGGFVQGQYSLNDADGYRRIVDYTSDPINGFNAVVRREPLVAAVAPVVKAAPVVAAPAAVPFTYAAAPVVRHAAPLVAGPAVVKTTFASPLISYAY